The Macaca nemestrina isolate mMacNem1 chromosome 8, mMacNem.hap1, whole genome shotgun sequence genome contains the following window.
GAGCTGTGAGAGGTGGGAGCTGTGAGGGGTCGGAGCTGGGAGGGACTGAAGCTGGGAGGGGCCGAAGCTGTGAGGGGTGGGAGCTGTGAGGGGCTGGAGCTGTGAGGGGTGGGAGTTGGGAGGGGTCTGAGCTGAGAGGGTCACTTGCTGTGAGGGGCCGAAGCTGGGAGGGGCCGAAGCTGTGAGGATTGGGAGTTGGGAGGGGTCCAAGCTGAGAGGGGTGGGAACTATAAGGAGTGGCAGCTGTGAGAGGCCGAAGCTGGGAGGGGTCAGGGCTGTGAGGGTTCACTTGCTATGAGGGGTGGGAGTTGTGAGTGGCTGGATCTGGGAGGGCCCAGAGCTGTGAGGGGTCACTCTCTCtgaggggcaggagctgggaggGGTTGGagctgggaggggtgggggctgggaggggcaggagctgggaggggcaggagctgggaggggcaggagctgggaggGACAGGGGCTGAGAGGGGTCGGAGCTGGGAGGGATCAAAGCTGTGAGGGGCCAGAACACTGAGGCCAGAGCTGTGACTGACGTCGGGGCCATGAGGGCCCAGAGCTGTGAGGGCCTTTGGAGTCGTCAGGGGTCATTATCTTTTCTGCTCTCTGGAAACGGGTAAGACATGtgttggctttttcttttcttttgagatcgagtctcgctctgtcgcccaggctggagtgcagtggtgcaatctcggattgctacaacctctgcccccgccgggttcaaacgattttcctgcctcagcctcccaagtggctgggaccacaggcgccggccaccacacctgactaatttttgtatttttagtagagagggagtttcaccgtgttagccgggatggtctcaatctcctgacctcgtgatccgcccgcctcagcctcctaagactTTTTCTTTAACTGTTTAGTAAAAGTCACGGGTGAACCTATCTAAGCCTGAAGTTCTTTTGTGGGATTATTTTTAACTAGActcatttttaaagacagatacaggagttttgtgattttttgtttctttgtgtgtccATTGGATAAATTGTACTTTTCTCAGGAATCTGTTTCTAACGGATTAACTGATTTGCATGGAGTTACATGCAGTATCCTTTCATTACCTTCTTAACACCAACAAGACCTGTCGGCACCTCTGTGTTCCCGATGCTGGTCGTTCAAGCCTCCTCTCTTAAACTAGACTTGGAAATCAGAGAAAcacagtgggggaaaaaaagcagccTATACTTAGACTACCCAAGGAGCAACCGCAGGGAGCATCCTGAGAAATGGATGTCCAGTCTctctttttaatgtatattaagttttccttttcaaaagcacatgcacacacatttatgTGAAAAAATAGGATAAACTTACCATTTTATGGCCTTTTTGCCTCCTTCAcctttttaaattactgttttatAGTCTTATAAAATAGAGCAATAGCATAATCGATCTCAATAGGGCAACCATTTGTTTCTCTTGTAGTCGTAGGAGGGGAAGCCGACCCCGGGGTAGGACACTGGTGAGGAGCTGCACTGACTGAGAGCTGGCGGAGAAGGACGTGCCAGGAGGAACCTGGAGGTTGATAAGCCCCCACACAGTGTTCTTGCTGGGTGATGAGGGTCTCCCCTGTGACCTGTCACGCCCCAGATGGGCTTCCTCTGGGTGGGGAAATGCTCTGTGTTACTTATCTCCAAATTAATGAAGGCAAGCATATTTTTTAATAGACACCTAAGAGGAGAGGCttaatttcatctgtttttaaCGGAACCTgggaaattaaaatggattaCCTAGCCGTGGTTGGTTTTTAAACATCAGTGTTTTCAGGGCGGATCTAGGGGCTGCCATTCAAAGACGTCTGGGCCAGGCTGGTTGGTCAGACCTGCACAGTGGACCCCAGTAGCAACACACACTCGCAGATGAAATTATTCCAACACCCGCTGGTGAGTGAGGAGCAAGACGAAGGTGTTGAGGAGACTCAGGCTGGGCGGCCTTCACCTTGCGACTGAGCGCTGAGCTGCTTCAGCCCGTGCCACGCTGCGGCGGCGGAGGCTGCGCAGAGGCTCATCACGTGAAGACGCGGTGGGAGCGCTCTTCCACAGAGCGGCAGCGGCCTCGTCTCGGCTCCACAGCGGCGTTCCGTGTCACCGAGAACAGAGCTGGGGGTGTCTACGTCCGATGAAGACGGGAGGCTGGTGCTCGGTAAAATACTTCTGTATTTTCAGGGTGAGAGAAACCGATGCGACTGCTTCGTCCAGTTGTGCGGTGGGACCGAATCACGGCTCCCCGTGTCCGCGCTGGGAAGGAGCCCGGAGCTTGCCCTCTGCAGGGTTCCTGTCTGGCTCTCGGGCGGGCCCTGGGCTGAGGGCAGTGTGCTCAAGGCTGTTGAGACGGAGGGGAATAGGAGGCCGCTGTGAAGAGATGCGGTGTGGAAGAGGAACTCATGTATTCTCTCTCATTTCGGAGGTGAAGGGAGAGCGCCTGAGTGGAAATGATAGGGAACCTGCCTTTACAAGTGTCTCACAAACTTCACTCACGTCGTTTCATCTTGATTCCTCACAGTCTGTGATGGGGTGCACAGCCCAGAAAACTCACACAGGCACTTCCTAAAAATCAGAACTGTCTGAACCCCCGCCCCGGCGTGGTGCAGCCGCAAGCCTTGTAGTTCTAGATCTGCTCGGGCAGCGCCTGGGAGCCGTGTGCCGGCCGTGGCACAGACATCTGTGGTATAGACTTTACCCATCAGTGTCTGGACGTGGCTTGGGTATGGGGCAGGGCATGTGTGCCATGTGCTGTCTGTTCTTGGCCTGCACACATCCTCTGTTCCCCCTGCCTGGTGCCAGTTACTCATCTGAGACCCTTCTGTCAGGGAGCAGCAGCATGGGCACCGTGCCTCCGCCCTCACCGAGGGGGCCCCGCGCCTCCGCCCTCACCGAGGGGGCCCCGCGCCTCCGCCCTCACCGAGGGGGCCCCGCGCCTCCGCCCTCACCGACGGGGCCCCGCGCCTCCGCCCTCACCGAGGGGGCCCCGCGCCTCCGCCCTCACCGAGGGGGCCCCGCGCCTCCATCCTCACCGAGGGGACCCCGCGCCTCCACCCTCACCGAGGGGGCCCCGCGCCTCCGTCCTCACCGAGGGGGCCCCGCGCCTCCGTCCTCACCGAGGGGGCCCCGCGCCTCCACCCTCACCGAGGGGGCCCCGCGCCTCCGCCCTCACCGAAGGGGTACCGGGCCTCTGTCCTCACTGAGGTGTTGGGACTGCCGTGGTTTATCCATGGTGCTTTCTACTCACCCTCTCCCCAGTCCCCCGTTTCAACCCAGGCTGCCCCTCTCAGCCCGTGAGAATCGGTTGTGCTGCCTCTTCTGTTCCGCATGTTCCGCATCACCAGAGTGGTAGTTTGAAATCGGCCGTGGGGAAGTATTTACACCAGGGAAATTAGTAGATGGGAGGACTCAGGACTTTTCAGAGAGCTGGTTGTTAgccatttaccagcacaccaccaACCTATGCTGTCTATAAACCACCTTCTGCCAACCTGGAGTCCAGCTTAGCCTTCGTGTCAAAATGCACGAAGATGGACAAGTCATCATTACTTTTTATTCTCACACACAAGTAACTTTAGAAAGGAcctaattgtaaaataaaatttaaaaaaaataagaaataagggTTTCCCgtccctcccccccaccccaagGCCCATAGAAATGAAATTTTACTCTAAAAATGCAAtaactggccaggtgcaatggctcattcctgtaatcccagcactttgggagaccgaggcaggtggatcacttgaagccaagagtttgagaccaccctggccaacatggtgaaaccccatctctactgaaaatacaaaaattagccaggcgtggtggtgcgtgcctgttatcccagctactcgagaggctgaggcaggggaatcgcatgaacctgggggcaggggttgcagtgagccgagattgtgccattgcactccagcctgggcaacaaactaaaaatctgtctcaggaaaaaaaaaaaaaaaagcaacacctTGTACATCCTTCAAAACACACCATTTATTATGATCGTAGCATCTGTGAGTGTATATACATCTAAATGAGTcttttatgggggaaaaaaaagtaggcTGCTAATTACATTATTGTTAATTCCAGGATCTTTGATGGTAAAGTTGAGAATCACCGAAGTAAATAGTGTAAGCTctttttctactaaaactacaagatCCTGATGGAAAATTTATTTAGCCTCATACGTTTGTTATGGTTTCATTGTACTGAAAAttgttatatttgatttttttaacagATCAGGATCCTCATGACCAGCCAAAGAGAAGAAGAATTAGGAAGCataagtcaaagaaaaaatttaaaaatcccaaCAGTGTTCTTGTAGAACAAGCAGAATTAGAGAAACAGCAGAGTCTGTTACAGGAGAAACTTCAGCAACAGCACACAGATGGGCCCAcgataagcaaaaataaaaaaaggaaactgaaaaagaaacagcaaattaaaaggaagaaagcagCCGGCTTGGCAACAAAGGCTGCTGGTGTCAGCTTCATGTACCAGCCGGAGGACAGCAGCAGTGAAGGGGAAGGCATGGGAGAGGCTGGTGAGCGGGGAGGTGCGGACACCAGCGAGGAAGACCCGACACCGGCCAGGGAGGAAGATGTAAAAGATgcctgggaggagggaggtgcgGACTCCTGGGAGGAAGACCCAACACCCGCCGGGGAGGAAGATGTAAAAGATgcctgggaggagggaggtgcgGACGCCAGCGAGGAAGACCCGACACCGGCCAGGGAGGAAGACATTAAAGACGCCGGGGAGGAGGGAGGTGCGGACTCCTGGGAGGAAGACCCGACACCGGCCGGGGAGGAGGAAGGTGCCCGGGAGGAGGAAGGTGCCGACGCCAGCGAGGAAGACCTGATACCGGCCGGGGAGGAGGATGGTGCGGACGCCGGGGAGGAAGATGATACAGTTACCAATGAAAAGGCAGATAGTGTTCTAAATTTTTTGAAGTCAACAcaggaaatgtatttttatgaCGGTATGTTTTTTACTGTTTTGCATAGAGACATCCacttaaaagtttattaaaagaaagaaatataatgcttaaatgtgaaaacatacattaaaaatattcaatgtaAATGGTTAGTTATAAGGCAAAGATCAGAGTATTTACGTGCTTTCCACTGATGATGTGGACGGGCACGTGCCCCTGGCATATCCAGAGAAGCAGTGTGGTGGCCGTGGCCTGCGCCAAGAACAGGCTGGCCCCGTGTCCTCCATGCCTCAGGTCAGGCTTTGGAGTGTGTGGGCATCCAGGCTGTTTTTCTAAACAAGAGATAAATCGAAATTAGAGGTTTTGATGAGCTGAGCTCACCTTCATAAGCAGACCGAGAGGTGAAGGAAACACAGCTTGCGCCTTTAGGACaggtttcattttctcttccacGTAGAATGGATGCGTGATTTCTCAGCAAACATTTTTGTGCAGTTGTTTGTATTGACATAAGGAAAGTAAGCACAGGCTTAATGTCACAGATGGCTCTTGCTTACATCTGCACTCTGCTTTGTTGACAGCTGACCTAGGGACACGTGGTTGCCCCAGAACAAAGATGCTCACCAGGGGCTGGCTTCCtggcttttttctctttaattttttttaatactttttaatttttgtgggtatttttaatttttaattttgtgggtaaTGATGTTACCAGCAGGTTCAGGTTAATGTGGGTTTAGCAGATCCAGATTTAAGCAGGGCATTTGACAGTGTTGTTATGAACAAGATTAAGAAGTATCAGCTATGTAATAATTTGGGAATTAAGTAACTGATTTTTAACAGTGATGCAGAAGTACCATTTTTAATAGATTGATTTCAGTACGAAGAGCACTCGAGCCTCTTCCTCTTTAGCATGTTTCTCAGCAGATTATATTAACAAATTGGAAACACGTCCAGATGGCACATCAGGAAGACGTGGCTAAGACACTGCAAAGTGGAGTAGAATTCGGAAAGATCTCAGCAAACTTTCTATTCTGTGTGTGATCGAGCACCTTGGGGCAGACCAACAGTCATGCCAGGAGTAACCAAAAAGCCAGGCTGAGAAACACCTGTTGAAGGAATCAGCAAGCTCCTCAGGAAATCGGCTCATAGAAAGATGAAACTCCTGGAACCCGCACGGGGAGATTATCGTGGAGACATCTGCAGCCACTTGTCTTCAGGAATCTGCCAGTCCTGAGTCTGGGCGTTGGGTGAGGGTCTGGGGAAAGGACCTGGTGGAGCCCAGAGAGGCAGAAAAACCAGCCTCACAGGTTGAGAGACCAAAAGCAGAGCCTGGAGCCTGGTGAGCACGGACGTTAGAGCCGGGGCCGGTGGGCTCGGAGGTCGGAGCCGGGGGACCAGTGGGCTCAGAGGTCGGAGCCGGGGCGGGTGGGCTCGGAGGTCACAGCCGGGGCGGGTGGGCTCGGAGGTCACAGCTGGGGCCGGTGGGCTCGGAGGTCGGAGAACAGAACTCAACACTCTGCATGGCTTCCCTTAGAGCCTTTGCCCAATTCTGAAGCTGTGAGTGGAAGATGAGAAGCCACACAGAGCCTCCGAATAACGTAGGGGCCTCTTGGCCATCTTGAGGTGCTGATCAGATGAGGATTGGCCTGACTCTGGAGCCCAGCAGAGCAGGGCAGCCCAGAGGCAGACGACCCTGTCCCAAATGTGTGGCCACCCTGGAGTCAGCTCAGTCCCTGCACAGTCCAGGGGATCCACCTCTGCTCTGTCTGCCTGGCGGAGCAAAGGGTGAGACCTCTAGAAGAAAATATCGCCATCCTAGACCTCTGCAGTCTTTCCTATGCATTCAGCAACAGTTTACCAGGCATGCCACGAAACAGGACCACAGCACCGAAAACGAGAAAAAGAGCAGTAGAGCTGGAGCAAGAGATACTGGTGTTATCAGACAAGGAGCTTAAAGTAAGGGGGGAAAAAATTGGAGCATTTTGCCAGGTAATTTGAATCTACTAaaataatcaaatggaaattttaggcCCGAGAAATAAGGTAACAAAAATTCAGGCCTCAAAAGACAGGGAAACGGCAAATGGGGTTCGCCTAAAAGAGAATTAGTGACCGGGAAGACGGGTGAAAGAAAGTCTCCAGAATGCAGGGTGGAGAGAAAACAGATGGAAAACACAGGAAAGAGCCCAGCAGACCTGGAGCGGGAAGTCCGGTGTCTGCAACAGGCCCAGGTGGACAGGAGAGGACGGAGCAGGGGCGGGACAGAACGACATGACCGTTGGGAGTTTTACACAATTGTTACAGGACACAGAGTCACAGGTTGAAGAAGTCCTGCCACGTCCAAGCAGGGTTAATGCCGAAACCACCACAGGCGACCACGTTTTGCAGTCGAACTGCTGAACAGCAGCCAGAGAAACAAGACCAGCCACCAGACTGAGGGGAAGTCAGGGGCTGGTTTTCAGTTCTCCTTGATTTCTTCTAAACAGCCACAgtctgattctttttttaaaactatgtgaCATAGAGAGCTTGGTTTCATCGTCTGGTTTATCCTGCTGCTGTTCATGGCCTTGAGTTGTGTGTTGGACAGGGAAGGCGTCTCACCAGACAGGCGGGTAGACGGGCCAGGGAAGGCGTCTCACCAGACAGGCGGGTAGACGGGCCAGGGAAGGCATCTCACCAGACAGATGTGCAGATGGGCCAGGGAAGGCGTCTCACCAGACAGACGTGTAGACGGGCCAGGGAAGGCGTCTCACCAGACAGACGTGTGGATGGGCCAGGGAAGGCGTCTCACCAGACAGATGTGCAGACGGGCCAGGGAAGGCGTCTCACCAGACAGATGTGTAGACGGGCCAGGGAAGGCGTCTCACCAGACAGATGTGCAGACGGGCCAGGGAAGGCGTCTCACCAGACAGATGTGTAGACGGGCCAGGGAAGGTGTCTCACCAGACAGATGTGCAGACGGGCCAGGGAAGGCATCTCACCAGACAGGCGGGTAGACGGGCCAGGGAAGGCGTCTCACCAGACAGACGTGTGGATGGGCCAGGGAAGACGTCTCACCGGACAGGTGCGCAGACAGGCCCAGTTTCCACGGTCGTTCCTACagtggtgtttgtactgagctctGTTCTGATTCTCTCTTCCGGTAGCTTCTCATCTCCCAGACATCTCATTCTATGTGGAAGCGTAGGTTTGAGGCCTTCCTTAAGAGAGGAAAGCTTATctttgtagaaataaaaacaaaactgtatttcCAAGCAAAACTGACTTTATGTAGGTGTCTCCAGAGATGCAGCTTCAGCCGCCCTCGCCGATGCCGCTGAGGAACTGCTGGGCCATCTTGCGTCACACAGCATGCCGCCCTCAGACGTGTCCATCCTGCACCACCTGAAAACACTGCTGCTTCTGCAAGATACTGAGAGATTGAAGCGCGCTCTGGAAATGTTCCCAGAACATTGCACAATGCCTCCTGGTAAGTACCGCACAATTTATTCAAGGTCCTGCTTAAGCTACTCTCATCGAGGTTTGCCTCTAAAAGACTCACATGCCACCAAAACAGCAATGagctggaaaatatgacactgCACATATGGCGTGGGAGAATGGAGTCCCACCGAGAAACAGGCTTCCTGCATCTCTGCTTgatacaaaaatatttcacataataTATGCAGAAACGCATGTGCAGTCTGAGTTTCCAGACTTGGGAGCTGTCAACTCTTGGAGCCAAAGTTTCCTAAGTTTCAATAGAAGTGaattcatttcttcctcttttccttctccgCTACTAGTGTGGTAGATGGTAAATTTTTGCTGGCTTCCAACTGTCTGGTACCTTATTGAACCCGTGACGTGGTGATGATGACTTATTTTCCACCACATTCACCGGGCATCCTTTTCATGCAAACTGTTGTGTGCTGGGGCGGCTGTGCTCATGTCTTCCCAATGCCATGTGTGGTGACACAAGCTGTGGTGAGGGTATTCAGGCCACAGAAACCGGCAAATGCTGAAAATCTGAAGTCCAGGCTGTTGAGCCATTCACCTGCACACCACTGAGTGCAGAGCAGCACACCTGGCCCAGGGCCAGTGTGTGGCACCCGTCCCAGAAAAGGAGTCTGCAGATTTCGTGGAGGGAGTTTCAAAGTAAGTGTCGGGGGTGGTTTCTGTGCTTGGAAACCCCCAGGGTTGCTGAGGGGTCAAGCCCAGCATGTTAGAGAAGCCAGATAACGAGCAGCATTACATCACCGTGGTGTGACGACGCCGTGGCACAGGTGCAGGGAGCCGGGGGCTGCAGGGACCATCGGCGTGCAGAGCATGTGGGTGCCTGAGGAGCTGCCTTTATGCAGAACGCCCTCCTCCGTCGAGGAGGTGTTGGCTGTGTGTTGCCCTGCATGGTGCTCTGGGCTGTGGAGCCTGTCACTGAGGAAGCTTGGCAGGGACCCCACCCTGGGGCACTCGCTCCCTGGCTGAGGAGCTGGAAAAGAAGGACAAGAAGCCAGATACACGGTGAGATGCGTCGTAGAGCTCCAGGTAGATCCTGGAGATGAGGCTGTGGAGGAGTGGGAAGAGGAGGTGTTTTTGCAGCCAAGTGCACCTGCGCTGAGGTGGGTGAACCCCTGTGTTTGGGGAGCTGCCAGGAGCCCGGTGGCTGGACCAGGGGATGGATGTGAGTCGCAGAAGGTGCAGAAGGTGGAGAGGTGACAGGGCCAGGCACATGGGAGGAGCCTGGTGGCTGGACCAGGGG
Protein-coding sequences here:
- the LOC105491903 gene encoding glutamate-rich protein 1 isoform X4; this encodes MAAHRKHVFVEKVLQRLFPRVPSGQGKREPQTLAVQSPPKKVTSEKVSRKHAQPLTDASSETPTARRLYTASGPPEGYVPCWPEPSSCGSPEHASSGDDTEDQDPHDQPKRRRIRKHKSKKKFKNPNSVLVEQAELEKQQSLLQEKLQQQHTDGPTISKNKKRKLKKKQQIKRKKAAGLATKAAGVSFMYQPEDSSSEGEGMGEAGERGGADTSEEDPTPAREEDVKDAWEEGGADSWEEDPTPAGEEDVKDAWEEGGADASEEDPTPAREEDIKDAGEEGGADSWEEDPTPAGEEEGAREEEGADASEEDLIPAGEEDGADAGEEDDTVTNEKADSVLNFLKSTQEMYFYDGVSRDAASAALADAAEELLGHLASHSMPPSDVSILHHLKTLLLLQDTERLKRALEMFPEHCTMPPDHARVISAFFSYWITHILPEKSSD
- the LOC105491903 gene encoding glutamate-rich protein 1 isoform X3, with the protein product MAAHRKHVFVEKVLQRLFPRVPSGQGKREPQTLAVQSPPKKVTSEKVSRKHAQPLTDASSETPTARRLYTASGPPEGYVPCWPEPSSCGSPEHASSGDDTEDQDPHDQPKRRRIRKHKSKKKFKNPNSVLVEQAELEKQQSLLQEKLQQQHTDGPTISKNKKRKLKKKQQIKRKKAAGLATKAAGVSFMYQPEDSSSEGEGMGEAGERGGADTSEEDPTPAREEDVKDAWEEGGADSWEEDPTPAGEEDVKDAWEEGGADASEEDPTPAREEDIKDAGEEGGADSWEEDPTPAGEEEGAREEEGADASEEDLIPAGEEDGADAGEEDDTVTNEKADSVLNFLKSTQEMYFYDGVSRDAASAALADAAEELLGHLASHSMPPSDVSILHHLKTLLLLQDTERLKRALEMFPEHCTMPPGKYRTIYSRSCLSYSHRGLPLKDSHATKTAMSWKI
- the LOC105491903 gene encoding glutamate-rich protein 1 isoform X1, producing the protein MALQAVQGAWRQHPLLVRPPREAAALGEGRGEPVSYGERRRAGEGGGPSLLSSQISKSSSPRVFVEKVLQRLFPRVPSGQGKREPQTLAVQSPPKKVTSEKVSRKHAQPLTDASSETPTARRLYTASGPPEGYVPCWPEPSSCGSPEHASSGDDTEDQDPHDQPKRRRIRKHKSKKKFKNPNSVLVEQAELEKQQSLLQEKLQQQHTDGPTISKNKKRKLKKKQQIKRKKAAGLATKAAGVSFMYQPEDSSSEGEGMGEAGERGGADTSEEDPTPAREEDVKDAWEEGGADSWEEDPTPAGEEDVKDAWEEGGADASEEDPTPAREEDIKDAGEEGGADSWEEDPTPAGEEEGAREEEGADASEEDLIPAGEEDGADAGEEDDTVTNEKADSVLNFLKSTQEMYFYDGVSRDAASAALADAAEELLGHLASHSMPPSDVSILHHLKTLLLLQDTERLKRALEMFPEHCTMPPGKYRTIYSRSCLSYSHRGLPLKDSHATKTAMSWKI
- the LOC105491903 gene encoding glutamate-rich protein 1 isoform X2, which gives rise to MALQAVQGAWRQHPLLVRPPREAAALGEGRGEPVSYGERRRAGEGGGPSLLSSQISKSSSPRVFVEKVLQRLFPRVPSGQGKREPQTLAVQSPPKKVTSEKVSRKHAQPLTDASSETPTARRLYTASGPPEGYVPCWPEPSSCGSPEHASSGDDTEDQDPHDQPKRRRIRKHKSKKKFKNPNSVLVEQAELEKQQSLLQEKLQQQHTDGPTISKNKKRKLKKKQQIKRKKAAGLATKAAGVSFMYQPEDSSSEGEGMGEAGERGGADTSEEDPTPAREEDVKDAWEEGGADSWEEDPTPAGEEDVKDAWEEGGADASEEDPTPAREEDIKDAGEEGGADSWEEDPTPAGEEEGAREEEGADASEEDLIPAGEEDGADAGEEDDTVTNEKADSVLNFLKSTQEMYFYDGVSRDAASAALADAAEELLGHLASHSMPPSDVSILHHLKTLLLLQDTERLKRALEMFPEHCTMPPDHARVISAFFSYWITHILPEKSSD